One window from the genome of [Clostridium] celerecrescens 18A encodes:
- a CDS encoding methyl-accepting chemotaxis protein: protein MKYLRNKLLLFISLLLIFTVIFLTTISSILYYQSSMAEAEQNSSYLAAAYQQGIDSVLNIYRSELKVTASKSFLTDGRTTDPEIKRLLDEEAEASGFHYITVADAQGNNDKGDQIADQDFFIEAQKGVVYISDPFLNEDQKLSLYIAAPISGTGKVLYGSLPYEAISGELTKIKIGENGYAFVIDKNGLTVIHPNEDDVSNPRDYFELAKKDPSYAPTAKIFKEMTSSKTGTGFSYYNGQRRLVGYVPLAGPEGWSVAVTTPLTQIEENMSYTLIMCVIAGLVLLLAAIAITRIFSKKITEPIVTATQRIERLARGELDEDIEPVRGKDESARLIMALQNTIHGLRSYIMDISNVLNAVAAKDLTVRSAIQYQGDFVPIQSALDQILDSLNSTLWNITQATDQVRSSSAQVALGGQNLAENSAEQAATTESLTNSLEMVSHHIQENAEHSLAMKNMTESALLETQHGDEEMHRLQQSMASIDASAKKIQSIIHIIDDIAFQTNILALNAAVEAARAGEAGKGFSVVADEVRELASKSADAAKQTTDLIHSTIESVKQGKQNTEQTADVFKKIVEQTSSVNTLVSRISESLESQAGSVSELGEGMQKISMVTQANSATAEESAATSEELLSQMQMLKERVMEFQLIQS, encoded by the coding sequence ATGAAGTACTTAAGAAACAAGCTTTTATTATTTATCTCTTTGCTGCTAATCTTTACGGTCATATTCCTGACCACTATTTCTTCGATTCTTTATTACCAAAGCTCCATGGCTGAAGCAGAGCAGAATTCGTCTTATCTGGCAGCAGCATATCAGCAGGGTATCGATTCGGTATTAAATATTTACCGCAGTGAATTAAAGGTAACTGCCTCAAAGAGCTTTTTAACAGATGGCAGAACAACAGATCCAGAAATAAAACGCCTGCTGGATGAGGAGGCGGAAGCTTCAGGTTTTCATTACATAACAGTAGCGGATGCACAGGGAAACAATGACAAAGGGGACCAGATTGCAGATCAGGACTTTTTTATAGAGGCCCAAAAAGGAGTTGTCTATATTTCTGATCCGTTTTTGAATGAAGATCAGAAGCTGAGTCTTTATATAGCAGCTCCTATTTCCGGAACCGGAAAAGTATTGTATGGATCTCTTCCTTATGAAGCCATCAGCGGTGAACTGACAAAAATCAAAATTGGTGAAAATGGTTATGCCTTTGTTATTGATAAGAATGGACTGACTGTTATTCATCCGAACGAAGATGACGTATCCAATCCAAGAGACTATTTTGAACTGGCAAAAAAGGATCCCTCCTATGCACCTACTGCTAAAATTTTTAAGGAAATGACTTCCAGCAAAACAGGTACCGGTTTTAGCTATTATAACGGACAGCGCCGTCTGGTGGGATATGTTCCCTTAGCCGGGCCGGAAGGCTGGTCGGTTGCAGTCACCACACCTTTGACACAGATCGAAGAAAATATGAGCTATACTCTGATCATGTGCGTGATCGCCGGGCTGGTTCTGCTTTTAGCAGCCATTGCTATTACCCGTATATTCTCCAAAAAGATCACCGAACCGATTGTGACTGCGACGCAAAGGATCGAACGACTGGCCAGGGGAGAACTTGATGAAGACATTGAGCCGGTGAGAGGAAAAGATGAAAGTGCACGGCTTATCATGGCTTTGCAGAATACCATCCATGGATTGCGGTCATATATCATGGATATCTCAAATGTTCTGAATGCCGTGGCTGCTAAGGATTTAACCGTAAGAAGTGCTATTCAGTATCAGGGTGATTTCGTTCCGATCCAGTCGGCCCTGGATCAGATCTTAGACTCTTTAAACAGTACCCTATGGAATATCACACAGGCAACGGATCAGGTACGTTCCAGTTCTGCACAGGTTGCGCTTGGCGGACAGAACCTTGCAGAAAATTCTGCGGAACAGGCGGCGACCACAGAGAGTCTGACCAATTCTCTGGAAATGGTATCTCATCACATTCAGGAGAATGCAGAGCATTCTCTGGCTATGAAGAACATGACAGAGTCAGCGCTTTTGGAGACTCAGCATGGAGATGAGGAAATGCACAGGCTGCAGCAGTCCATGGCAAGCATTGACGCTTCAGCAAAAAAGATCCAAAGCATCATTCACATCATCGATGATATTGCTTTCCAGACCAATATTCTGGCGCTTAATGCTGCGGTAGAAGCAGCTCGTGCCGGTGAGGCAGGAAAGGGATTTTCCGTGGTGGCAGACGAAGTACGGGAGCTGGCTTCCAAAAGTGCGGATGCAGCAAAGCAGACAACTGATCTGATTCACAGCACCATTGAATCTGTAAAACAGGGAAAACAGAACACAGAGCAGACTGCCGATGTGTTTAAGAAGATCGTAGAGCAGACGAGTTCCGTTAATACGCTCGTGTCTAGAATATCCGAATCACTGGAGAGCCAGGCAGGCAGTGTGTCTGAACTGGGAGAGGGAATGCAGAAGATCTCCATGGTCACTCAGGCCAACTCAGCAACAGCAGAGGAAAGTGCGGCGACCAGTGAAGA
- a CDS encoding diguanylate cyclase, whose amino-acid sequence MRLRRPRKSMSIQNVTIVTFICLFLLSLVTIEKLVLNNWQSSITRETAGISEKMNQDVIEKMNSFFRVPVTADELGKKLIENKTIDFLNEKSRNSFFIGILESYEKEIYSFTYASVDGEYYGALRNNKGELELIKNNDETGGEIWRCDVNEDMTAGALIQNAGTFDPRLQEWYQAAEKEKGPVFSPAYRDFIINDLTVSVSCPVYDEAGTLKGILGTHMLLSDFGDYLKNEGAGFKGHVSVIEKDTRYLIANSMGEDNYTVDGDGSLKRNTIDDLSLPAWKNSYEMYLKSKKTEFSWKAGETDWYANVKEYRIGGLDWVIISVIPGSFLAAELNRNIEVSAELAVIAGAFSISIFFLIIRRLYKPINGLLTIAENISAGNLEQRVEIVRNDEIGRISNVFNRLADNLLDMVKHLECIVEMRTKELNKANEVLRESQSQLQLILDTAAEAILGTDLNGRFTFCNKSCLRLLGYSKPEELLGSDMQFFADFLSPEKNRGERNGVLRRADGTCFDAEYRALPQLREGKHVGYVITFADITERKKGEEKIRFLSYHDPLTGLVNRRRFEQEMKNADTQQNQPVSLIFLDLNGLKLINDTFGHTAGDEFIVKVAQVLKKNCREGDVAARIGGDEFTVLLPRTSREEAESIALRVKNQVSVEKVNMVSCSVAVGVGTKAKHWQKIERILETAENEMYKEKSISSINFGIHAINGIITSLHMKSPCEKKHSEEVSKLCEKIGMAMGLPETEIKKLRDGAYLHDIGKITLSDSILEKTHEQLTEAEHEMMRQHPAIGYRILNLSQETLDLANGVYGHHECWDGSGYPKGLKGEEIPLISRILSVAEGYERIINRENNREAGKEKALQAILNGSGQKYDPTIAELFVLIMKEDE is encoded by the coding sequence CAATCCAAAATGTGACAATCGTCACATTTATCTGTCTGTTCCTTTTGTCCCTGGTGACTATTGAAAAACTTGTTCTGAATAATTGGCAATCTTCCATAACCAGAGAGACTGCCGGGATTTCTGAAAAGATGAATCAGGATGTGATTGAAAAGATGAATTCATTTTTCAGGGTTCCAGTTACGGCAGATGAACTAGGGAAAAAGTTGATTGAAAATAAAACGATTGATTTTTTAAACGAAAAGAGTCGCAACTCTTTTTTTATTGGCATTTTAGAATCTTATGAGAAAGAGATTTACAGTTTTACATATGCATCGGTTGATGGAGAATACTATGGGGCCCTCAGAAATAATAAGGGGGAACTTGAACTAATAAAGAATAATGATGAAACAGGCGGAGAAATCTGGCGCTGCGATGTAAATGAAGACATGACAGCAGGGGCGTTGATACAAAACGCAGGCACCTTTGATCCCAGGCTGCAGGAATGGTATCAGGCGGCTGAAAAAGAGAAGGGGCCTGTTTTTTCACCTGCATACAGAGATTTCATCATCAATGACCTTACAGTGTCTGTTTCATGTCCCGTATATGATGAGGCCGGAACGCTTAAGGGTATATTAGGGACTCATATGCTTCTTTCCGATTTTGGGGATTATCTGAAAAACGAGGGAGCCGGTTTCAAGGGCCATGTATCTGTTATAGAGAAAGATACCCGGTATTTAATTGCAAATTCCATGGGGGAAGATAATTATACCGTTGATGGAGACGGATCACTGAAAAGAAATACGATTGATGACCTTTCTCTTCCGGCCTGGAAGAACAGTTATGAGATGTATCTTAAATCCAAGAAGACAGAATTCTCATGGAAGGCGGGAGAAACGGACTGGTATGCGAACGTAAAAGAATACCGGATAGGAGGTCTTGACTGGGTCATTATTTCTGTGATTCCGGGAAGTTTTTTGGCTGCAGAACTGAACCGGAATATCGAGGTCTCGGCGGAACTGGCTGTTATTGCCGGCGCTTTTTCCATAAGTATTTTTTTCTTGATCATCCGAAGGCTCTATAAGCCTATCAATGGCTTACTGACCATTGCGGAGAACATTTCTGCAGGAAATTTAGAGCAAAGAGTGGAGATCGTTAGGAATGATGAAATAGGTAGAATATCCAATGTATTTAACCGCCTGGCAGATAATCTGCTTGATATGGTAAAACACCTGGAATGTATTGTTGAAATGCGGACCAAAGAGTTAAATAAAGCAAATGAGGTATTAAGGGAGAGTCAGTCCCAGCTTCAGCTCATACTGGATACCGCGGCGGAAGCAATATTAGGTACGGATTTAAACGGAAGATTCACATTCTGCAATAAAAGCTGTCTACGCCTTCTGGGATATTCAAAGCCTGAGGAATTGCTGGGAAGCGATATGCAGTTCTTTGCAGATTTTCTTAGTCCTGAAAAGAATAGAGGAGAAAGAAACGGTGTTCTTAGACGGGCCGACGGTACCTGCTTTGATGCGGAGTACCGTGCCCTGCCCCAATTAAGGGAAGGAAAGCATGTTGGGTATGTTATAACCTTTGCCGATATTACCGAGCGAAAGAAGGGGGAGGAAAAGATCCGCTTTTTAAGCTATCATGATCCTCTGACCGGATTGGTAAACCGGAGGCGTTTTGAGCAGGAGATGAAGAATGCAGACACGCAGCAGAACCAGCCGGTTTCCCTGATTTTTCTGGATTTAAACGGCTTAAAGCTCATCAATGATACCTTTGGGCATACGGCTGGAGATGAATTCATTGTTAAGGTCGCCCAGGTCTTGAAAAAGAACTGCAGGGAAGGGGATGTTGCCGCACGGATCGGCGGCGATGAATTTACGGTGCTGCTTCCCCGCACGTCCAGGGAAGAGGCGGAGTCCATAGCTTTGAGGGTCAAAAATCAGGTTTCCGTGGAAAAGGTAAACATGGTGTCTTGCAGTGTTGCGGTGGGAGTTGGAACAAAAGCCAAGCACTGGCAGAAAATTGAACGGATCCTGGAGACTGCAGAGAACGAGATGTATAAGGAGAAGAGTATTTCTTCCATAAACTTTGGAATTCATGCAATTAACGGCATTATCACTTCTCTTCATATGAAAAGCCCATGTGAGAAAAAACACTCAGAAGAAGTCAGCAAGCTGTGCGAAAAGATCGGCATGGCAATGGGGCTTCCTGAAACAGAAATTAAAAAACTGAGGGACGGAGCATACCTCCACGATATCGGTAAGATCACCCTGAGTGATTCGATTCTTGAAAAGACTCATGAACAACTGACGGAAGCAGAGCATGAGATGATGAGACAGCATCCGGCCATCGGATACCGCATCCTGAATCTGTCCCAGGAAACACTGGACCTTGCCAACGGCGTGTACGGACATCACGAATGCTGGGATGGTTCCGGGTATCCCAAGGGCTTAAAGGGCGAGGAGATCCCGCTTATTTCCCGTATTTTATCTGTTGCAGAAGGGTATGAGAGAATCATAAACCGTGAAAATAACCGGGAAGCAGGAAAAGAAAAAGCGCTGCAAGCAATTTTAAATGGTTCCGGTCAAAAGTATGATCCAACGATTGCCGAATTGTTTGTACTCATCATGAAGGAAGATGAATAA